One genomic region from Candidatus Zixiibacteriota bacterium encodes:
- a CDS encoding murein L,D-transpeptidase catalytic domain-containing protein, with product MRARTYFILAVLAFLAAVVYIIWLPSEVDNELLKTVEQLHKRHGADIAKDDYRVIVDYSLPIYSKRLWVIDAKTGDVVIHSHVSHAWKSGFLFATDLSNEVNSEKSCGGAFVTDKAYNGDFGNAMRIKGLDAGINDNAYSRAIVFHESFWPWSRGCFMTLPSTNRKLIDLTGGGALLYVNGR from the coding sequence ATGAGAGCACGCACCTATTTTATCCTGGCTGTCCTGGCGTTTTTGGCCGCAGTCGTGTACATCATCTGGTTGCCTTCCGAGGTCGATAATGAATTGTTGAAAACGGTTGAACAACTCCATAAGCGGCATGGTGCTGATATCGCAAAAGATGACTATCGCGTAATAGTAGATTACAGTCTGCCTATCTACAGCAAAAGGCTCTGGGTAATCGACGCGAAAACTGGTGACGTCGTTATACATTCGCACGTTTCTCACGCATGGAAATCCGGGTTTCTGTTTGCCACGGACCTGTCAAATGAGGTCAACTCGGAAAAGTCGTGTGGCGGAGCCTTCGTCACTGATAAGGCGTACAACGGTGATTTTGGAAACGCCATGCGTATAAAGGGTCTTGATGCCGGTATAAACGACAATGCTTACAGCCGCGCCATAGTTTTTCACGAATCATTCTGGCCATGGAGTAGAGGTTGCTTTATGACGCTGCCATCGACGAACAGAAAGCTGATAGACCTGACCGGCGGAGGCGCCTTGTTATACGTTAATGGCCGGTGA
- a CDS encoding radical SAM protein: protein MKVMLIYPDVDPLSIIPGRLINIEPLQMEYLAAMIPEQDVIIIDMKTDRRWKTVIEKFAPDIVGITGTVIHATRIIEILRIIKEMNQQILTIVGGPHATLVPDDFDDPSVDIIALGHSHQSFQQVVRAFESNSPFGDISDLAFRTDRGLRYTKRNTQRTNLNDLPMPRRDLTARYRSKYCHLVWEKVALMVSSIGCPHGCSFCPCPVLTGRRVLRRSPHLVLRELSEINEKYVYFGDDNFFFDPRHASEIARLIEQFKIKKEYYMLSRADSIVNRPDIVEKWASIGLKKVFIGLETVSDIEMKQLHKKGSVDINTRAVEILHANKVDPLGAFIVRPDFKERDFEDILRYMDRMKIFYFEFTVLTPFPGTPFYEEVRDQLTYTDTRLYDLAHPVLPTTLSLDEFYTFYSRLHRKAMSAGRAVRIRPVVSPLRAKPLVRILPGIVDLFRCARRSHRLFRQMSSRAS, encoded by the coding sequence ATGAAGGTCATGCTCATATATCCCGATGTTGACCCGCTGAGCATTATCCCCGGAAGACTTATCAACATAGAACCCCTTCAGATGGAATACCTGGCGGCCATGATTCCCGAACAGGATGTCATAATCATCGATATGAAAACCGACCGCCGATGGAAAACGGTCATCGAGAAATTCGCTCCCGATATTGTCGGAATCACGGGCACGGTAATCCACGCGACACGAATAATTGAGATCCTTCGCATTATCAAAGAAATGAATCAACAGATTTTGACTATTGTCGGAGGGCCGCACGCTACCCTCGTGCCGGATGATTTCGATGATCCCTCGGTGGATATAATCGCGCTCGGCCATTCGCACCAATCCTTCCAGCAGGTGGTCAGAGCATTTGAGTCCAATTCTCCCTTCGGCGATATTTCTGATCTTGCTTTCCGCACGGATCGCGGGTTGCGCTATACAAAACGCAACACGCAACGGACCAACCTCAATGACCTGCCGATGCCGCGTCGTGACCTCACTGCACGGTATCGCTCCAAATACTGCCACCTCGTTTGGGAGAAAGTGGCGCTGATGGTGTCGTCGATTGGCTGTCCCCACGGATGCAGCTTCTGCCCCTGCCCCGTGCTGACGGGGCGACGGGTCCTGCGTCGCTCGCCCCATCTGGTGCTCAGAGAGCTATCCGAGATCAATGAGAAGTATGTTTATTTTGGCGATGACAATTTCTTTTTCGATCCCCGGCATGCGTCGGAGATTGCCCGCCTGATTGAACAGTTCAAGATCAAAAAAGAGTACTACATGCTCAGCCGGGCAGACAGCATTGTCAACCGACCCGATATTGTCGAAAAGTGGGCATCAATCGGACTAAAGAAAGTCTTTATCGGACTCGAGACTGTCAGCGACATAGAGATGAAGCAACTTCACAAGAAAGGCTCGGTGGATATCAACACCCGCGCGGTTGAAATTCTGCACGCGAACAAGGTTGACCCGCTGGGCGCGTTTATTGTCAGGCCGGATTTCAAAGAAAGGGATTTTGAGGATATCCTTCGCTATATGGACCGCATGAAGATATTCTATTTCGAATTTACGGTGTTAACTCCCTTTCCCGGCACACCATTCTACGAAGAAGTTCGCGACCAGTTAACCTATACGGACACGCGCCTTTACGACCTTGCTCACCCGGTACTTCCGACCACACTGTCGCTGGATGAGTTCTACACTTTCTACAGCCGGCTTCATCGCAAGGCCATGTCGGCTGGAAGAGCCGTGCGGATTCGTCCGGTGGTATCGCCTCTGCGCGCCAAACCGCTGGTGCGTATTTTGCCGGGGATAGTCGATCTCTTTCGCTGCGCGAGGCGCTCACATCGACTCTTCCGGCAGATGTCGAGCCGGGCGAGTTAG
- a CDS encoding DNA-processing protein DprA, whose protein sequence is MDRALFWYSLFNTPGVGPKTLLKIATAVEGYNLRELPPDAQIDELMRLPEVARILREHPIADHEDEFQARWNGLQELGVKLIYPGVDQYAQQLLVYCDKFGVSPVLFARGCNKLLSARSIAVVGSRAATDQTLEITSKIAYDLAGEGFNIVSGYAKGVDTAAHLGALEAGGTTTLALSHGILQLTTKPPLEEFNWDSNVLALSQFSPDDKWHPGNAFARNRLICALSTAVLVIEAGPERDSNGKMSGTYDTAKVARRMGIPVFVLDHAQFGPQPQGNASLIETGGIVVEMETAANAISKYLATNVSSDRIHRSKDSETQLSLFRDSHGG, encoded by the coding sequence ATGGACCGAGCGCTTTTCTGGTATAGTCTATTCAATACCCCTGGTGTTGGACCCAAGACTTTGCTCAAAATCGCGACTGCCGTAGAAGGTTACAATCTGCGCGAGCTTCCGCCGGACGCGCAAATTGACGAGTTGATGCGGCTCCCGGAGGTTGCACGAATCCTCCGAGAACATCCAATTGCGGACCACGAGGACGAATTCCAAGCACGCTGGAACGGACTGCAGGAACTCGGCGTGAAGTTGATTTATCCCGGAGTTGACCAGTACGCCCAACAGCTTCTTGTCTATTGTGACAAGTTTGGGGTATCCCCAGTTTTGTTTGCACGGGGGTGTAACAAACTGCTTTCAGCCAGAAGCATCGCGGTGGTGGGATCGAGAGCGGCCACTGACCAAACACTCGAGATAACATCGAAAATCGCCTATGACCTCGCGGGAGAGGGATTCAATATCGTGTCGGGCTACGCCAAGGGCGTTGATACAGCAGCGCATCTTGGCGCCTTGGAGGCTGGGGGGACGACAACGCTTGCTCTCAGCCACGGCATTCTGCAGTTGACCACAAAACCGCCCCTTGAAGAGTTTAACTGGGACAGCAACGTACTGGCGCTCTCTCAATTTTCTCCCGATGATAAATGGCACCCGGGAAACGCCTTTGCCAGAAATAGACTGATATGCGCTCTGTCGACCGCAGTTCTTGTGATTGAAGCCGGTCCCGAACGCGACTCCAATGGCAAGATGAGTGGTACTTATGATACCGCTAAAGTTGCGAGGCGGATGGGTATACCGGTATTTGTGTTGGATCACGCGCAGTTTGGTCCCCAGCCACAAGGAAACGCTTCTCTAATAGAAACGGGCGGGATCGTTGTTGAAATGGAAACTGCCGCTAATGCGATTTCGAAATATCTGGCCACGAACGTCTCATCGGATCGAATCCATAGGAGCAAGGATTCAGAAACTCAATTATCGTTATTTCGTGATTCACACGGCGGCTGA
- a CDS encoding proline--tRNA ligase codes for MRWTKTYIPTLRQKQTEAELISHQLLLRGGYIRKLASGIYLYLPLMQRVIEKFSNIVREEMNAKGAIEIHMSVLCPAEIWQETGRYHTVGKEQMRMKDRHDHEFVMCGTHEETVTTLIKGEVKSYRQLPMNLYQIQVKFRDEIRPRFGLMRGREFIMKDAYTFDATEESFDESYGKMVDAYFAIFKRAGLDVVKVQSDTGAMGGKAAHEFMLLVDTNAGEEVILICDKCGYAANREKATFTNTYKQEGEVIFLPTEVVDTPGAATIEEVTAFLKVDAKRLVKTLLYMADGKPVAAMVRGDRDVNEIKLKNAVGAIELELATPAQIEDITGAPVGFAGPVGLRNVQTIVDPMVAELKNFIVGANANEKHILNVNIGRDFKPARLVDITVARGGDRCPNCSGTLVEKSGIEVGNTFMLGTKYSESLGAKFLDAEGKEHPIIMGSYGIGITRTPQAALEKYFDDKGIIWPKNIAPYLVEIIPLSMENQAQVETAEKLYQELTEAGFDVLMDDRDERPGVKFNDADLIGLPIRITIGDKSLKDGKIELKARAEAEVKLIEVENVLQAVKEMAQRLN; via the coding sequence ATGCGCTGGACCAAAACATACATACCGACTTTAAGACAGAAGCAAACCGAGGCAGAACTGATCTCCCACCAGCTCCTGCTCAGAGGCGGTTATATCCGAAAACTCGCTTCCGGAATCTATCTGTATCTGCCGCTGATGCAGCGCGTGATTGAAAAATTCTCCAATATTGTCCGCGAAGAAATGAACGCCAAAGGCGCAATCGAAATCCACATGTCGGTCCTCTGCCCGGCGGAAATCTGGCAGGAAACTGGACGCTACCACACGGTCGGCAAAGAGCAAATGCGCATGAAAGACCGCCACGACCACGAGTTTGTCATGTGCGGAACTCACGAAGAGACCGTTACGACCCTTATCAAGGGAGAAGTCAAAAGTTACCGTCAGCTCCCCATGAACCTCTACCAGATTCAGGTCAAGTTCCGCGATGAAATCCGCCCGCGCTTCGGCCTGATGCGCGGCCGTGAGTTTATCATGAAAGACGCGTACACGTTCGATGCCACCGAAGAGTCATTCGACGAGTCCTACGGCAAGATGGTTGACGCCTATTTCGCTATCTTCAAGCGGGCAGGTCTGGATGTCGTCAAAGTTCAGTCGGACACCGGTGCGATGGGCGGCAAAGCGGCTCATGAGTTTATGCTGCTGGTCGACACCAACGCCGGGGAAGAGGTAATCCTGATCTGCGACAAGTGCGGCTACGCCGCCAACCGCGAAAAGGCAACATTTACAAATACTTACAAGCAGGAAGGTGAAGTAATATTTCTACCAACGGAAGTTGTCGATACTCCCGGCGCGGCGACGATTGAAGAAGTAACAGCGTTCTTGAAAGTCGATGCTAAGCGGCTCGTCAAGACATTGCTATACATGGCCGATGGCAAGCCGGTAGCGGCGATGGTGCGCGGTGATCGCGATGTAAACGAAATCAAGCTCAAAAACGCTGTCGGGGCAATCGAGCTCGAGTTGGCCACCCCGGCCCAGATTGAAGATATCACCGGCGCGCCGGTCGGGTTTGCCGGACCAGTCGGTCTGAGAAACGTCCAAACCATAGTCGACCCGATGGTGGCCGAATTGAAGAACTTCATCGTTGGGGCCAATGCCAACGAAAAGCATATTCTCAATGTCAACATTGGCCGGGATTTCAAGCCTGCCCGGTTGGTGGATATCACCGTGGCCCGCGGCGGCGACCGCTGCCCGAATTGCAGCGGCACGCTCGTCGAAAAAAGTGGAATCGAGGTCGGCAATACGTTTATGCTCGGGACCAAGTATTCGGAGTCGCTGGGAGCCAAATTTCTCGATGCCGAAGGAAAAGAGCATCCGATAATCATGGGCTCCTATGGTATCGGCATCACCCGTACGCCACAGGCGGCCCTGGAGAAATATTTCGACGACAAGGGGATTATCTGGCCCAAGAATATCGCCCCTTATCTTGTTGAGATTATTCCTCTTAGCATGGAAAATCAGGCTCAGGTCGAGACCGCCGAAAAGCTCTACCAAGAGCTTACAGAGGCCGGTTTTGATGTCTTGATGGACGACCGTGACGAGCGTCCGGGTGTGAAATTCAACGATGCTGACTTAATCGGGCTTCCTATACGTATAACTATTGGCGATAAGTCGTTGAAGGATGGTAAAATAGAACTTAAGGCCCGGGCCGAGGCCGAAGTTAAGCTGATTGAGGTGGAAAATGTTCTGCAGGCGGTCAAGGAAATGGCACAAAGGCTTAACTGA
- the rimP gene encoding ribosome maturation factor RimP → MPDELKDKIVALIEQPLLDEGCELADVALSRYKNKATLRLFVYSAGGVNIDECARLSRILGDIIDGTDYFKSGYTLEVSSPGLDRPLKTAKDFRYRVGEKVTIEFVDRKKKKLTAEIKGASDEEVQFDGEAGEFSVKLAEIEKAKIIF, encoded by the coding sequence ATGCCGGACGAACTGAAAGACAAAATCGTCGCTCTAATTGAGCAACCCCTTTTGGATGAGGGGTGCGAGTTGGCCGATGTTGCTTTGTCGAGATACAAAAACAAAGCCACGCTTCGTCTGTTCGTGTATTCCGCCGGAGGAGTCAATATTGACGAATGCGCCCGGCTGTCTCGCATCTTGGGCGACATCATCGACGGAACCGATTACTTCAAGTCCGGTTATACTTTAGAGGTGTCATCGCCCGGGTTGGATCGTCCGCTGAAGACGGCGAAAGATTTCCGCTACCGAGTGGGCGAAAAAGTGACAATCGAGTTTGTGGACCGTAAGAAAAAGAAACTTACGGCCGAGATAAAGGGCGCCTCCGATGAAGAGGTGCAGTTTGATGGTGAGGCCGGTGAATTCAGTGTCAAGCTGGCCGAAATAGAAAAAGCTAAAATAATCTTTTAA
- the nusA gene encoding transcription termination factor NusA — translation MAFDMIEAMTLIAREKNIEFDAVLETLKGSLLAAAKKRYAYTDNISFKFDRKNNELLMMITKKVVKKVEDPNIEISLKEAKEIDPEAEIDDEIDEYIDYETEFGRNAILTAKQILIQKVREAERDRIYEEYIDKVGTLGSGVVQQIDKGNVIVNLGRGEGILPVKEQIPREKFRQGDRVRAFILDVQKSLKGPQVILSRVNNEFLRALFALEVPEIYEKVIEIKAIAREPGERAKIAVYSSDDRIDPVGACVGIKGVRVQSIVRELNNERIDIVPFSSNPEIFVTRALAPAKVVHIEVFDAETKMTVAVEDEKLSLAIGRNGQNARLASKLTGWKVNIMSETEYNDSKRREAELLVPVGQLDGVGAKMSERLADADIGSVQRLANTSIETLLKIEGLGQKSAEKLLEKAKAFVAQLEADYERKQKEKARQGKDERKEEQKLTAEDVFTEDDEFVSEEDEVKEATAPDLEEVEEENDEEKKESE, via the coding sequence ATGGCGTTTGATATGATCGAGGCAATGACCCTTATCGCCCGAGAGAAAAATATCGAGTTCGACGCCGTGCTGGAAACGTTGAAGGGAAGCCTTTTGGCCGCGGCCAAAAAGAGATACGCCTACACGGATAATATCAGCTTCAAGTTCGACCGCAAAAACAATGAGTTGCTGATGATGATCACCAAGAAGGTGGTCAAGAAAGTGGAGGACCCCAACATCGAAATCTCCCTGAAGGAAGCAAAGGAGATTGACCCGGAGGCGGAAATCGATGATGAGATCGATGAATATATCGATTACGAAACCGAGTTCGGACGCAACGCGATTCTGACAGCCAAGCAGATTCTTATACAGAAAGTGCGAGAAGCCGAACGCGACCGAATTTACGAAGAATATATCGATAAGGTCGGCACCCTGGGGTCGGGCGTCGTCCAGCAGATCGATAAGGGCAACGTGATTGTCAATCTGGGACGCGGCGAAGGTATACTTCCGGTAAAGGAACAAATCCCGCGCGAGAAATTCCGTCAGGGCGACCGCGTGCGCGCTTTTATACTCGATGTCCAGAAGTCGCTTAAGGGTCCGCAGGTGATCCTGTCGCGCGTGAACAACGAGTTCCTGCGTGCCCTGTTCGCGCTGGAAGTCCCGGAGATTTACGAAAAGGTTATCGAAATCAAGGCTATCGCCCGCGAACCCGGGGAAAGAGCCAAAATAGCGGTCTATTCATCCGATGACCGCATCGACCCGGTAGGCGCTTGCGTCGGTATCAAGGGTGTCCGCGTGCAGTCAATCGTGCGCGAGCTTAACAACGAGCGCATCGATATTGTCCCGTTCTCGTCCAATCCGGAAATTTTTGTCACGCGTGCGTTGGCTCCCGCCAAGGTCGTTCACATCGAAGTATTCGATGCCGAGACCAAAATGACCGTGGCGGTTGAAGACGAAAAGCTTTCGCTGGCTATCGGCCGCAACGGGCAAAACGCCCGCCTGGCTTCCAAGCTGACCGGCTGGAAAGTCAATATCATGTCCGAAACCGAGTACAACGATAGCAAACGCAGGGAAGCCGAACTGCTGGTGCCGGTGGGACAGCTCGATGGCGTTGGTGCCAAGATGTCAGAGCGTCTGGCCGACGCCGATATCGGCTCGGTGCAGCGCCTGGCCAACACCTCGATCGAGACCCTGCTCAAAATAGAAGGTCTCGGACAGAAATCCGCCGAGAAACTTCTGGAGAAGGCTAAGGCCTTCGTGGCCCAACTCGAAGCCGACTACGAGCGCAAGCAGAAAGAAAAAGCCCGCCAGGGGAAAGACGAGCGCAAGGAAGAACAGAAATTGACGGCCGAGGATGTCTTCACGGAAGACGATGAATTTGTCAGCGAAGAAGACGAGGTCAAAGAAGCGACAGCTCCGGACCTCGAGGAAGTAGAAGAAGAAAACGACGAAGAGAAAAAAGAGTCGGAATAA
- the infB gene encoding translation initiation factor IF-2, with amino-acid sequence MATKRIYELAKEYKVSSNAMLAILRELNFQPKSHMSVAADDMIKAIESKFAEQKQAAKMEMEHKEQIKAAVRKKTTIGNVEISDGKSPIAGIVRKIEKKQRKKDRRKKKGRKVVDQAEVARSFKSTMAGLAGAKGKKKYKRTPQGQHIEVEDDTNVIEVNEFISVAELAKQLDVKPAEIITKLFQMGMMATINQRLDMDTIEMVASEYGFEVAQVAEVGEYAMEVEHEEQLAKRAPVVTVMGHVDHGKTSLLDYIRKTSVVDDEAGAITQHIGAYEVDHQGDRIVFVDTPGHEAFTAMRARGAQITDIVVLVVAADDGVRPQTIEAIDHARAAQVPIIVAVNKVDKPAANPDNVRSELSKLNLIPEEWGGKTIMVDVSAKKGTNIERLLEMILLQAEMMDLKADPTIRAQGVVVDARLERGMGPVITVLNQKGTCEIGDSIVAGTQCGRIRTITNDRDQRLQEIGPSTPARITGLSGVPQAGDSFIAVRNDQEAREIVVKRGQIRREQEARRTLGRLSLDKVFDRIKEGQIKELRLIIKGDVDGSVEVLTDTLGKIATDEVKTTIIHASVGAVSESDVLLAAASDAVIIGFHVSVESRARELAKNEKVDIRLYEIIYEAEDNIKKALEGMLSPELSEKFVGLAEVRDVFKIPKVGAVAGCYVKEGRFNRKDKVRLVRDGKIIFTGNMLSLKRFKDDAREVKEGFECGIGLENFNDIKVGDLIEAIEIVETARTLS; translated from the coding sequence ATGGCAACCAAGAGAATATATGAGTTGGCGAAAGAGTACAAAGTATCGTCGAATGCTATGCTTGCCATTCTGCGTGAACTCAACTTCCAGCCGAAATCACACATGTCGGTGGCCGCCGATGATATGATTAAGGCTATTGAGTCGAAGTTTGCCGAGCAGAAGCAGGCCGCCAAGATGGAAATGGAACACAAGGAGCAGATCAAGGCGGCGGTTCGCAAGAAAACGACGATAGGAAATGTTGAGATATCTGACGGCAAGTCCCCGATAGCGGGAATTGTCCGCAAGATAGAGAAAAAACAGCGCAAGAAAGACCGGCGCAAAAAGAAAGGCCGCAAGGTCGTGGACCAGGCCGAAGTGGCCCGGAGTTTCAAATCGACCATGGCCGGTCTCGCCGGCGCCAAAGGCAAAAAGAAATACAAACGTACTCCTCAGGGTCAGCATATCGAGGTCGAGGATGATACCAATGTCATCGAGGTCAATGAGTTCATCTCGGTAGCGGAACTGGCCAAGCAACTCGATGTAAAACCGGCCGAGATAATCACCAAGCTGTTTCAGATGGGCATGATGGCGACTATTAACCAGCGTCTGGATATGGATACCATCGAAATGGTCGCCAGCGAGTACGGTTTCGAAGTCGCCCAGGTCGCCGAGGTCGGCGAGTATGCTATGGAAGTCGAGCACGAGGAACAGCTCGCCAAGCGCGCTCCGGTCGTGACCGTGATGGGACATGTCGACCACGGTAAAACATCACTACTGGACTATATCCGCAAGACGAGTGTCGTCGACGATGAAGCGGGCGCCATTACCCAGCATATAGGCGCTTACGAGGTCGACCACCAGGGCGATCGCATCGTGTTCGTGGATACGCCCGGTCACGAGGCGTTTACCGCCATGCGCGCCCGTGGCGCCCAGATAACCGATATCGTGGTCCTTGTGGTGGCGGCTGACGATGGGGTGCGCCCGCAGACTATTGAGGCTATCGACCACGCCCGCGCGGCGCAGGTGCCGATAATCGTTGCCGTCAACAAGGTCGATAAGCCGGCTGCCAACCCTGACAATGTGCGTTCCGAACTTTCCAAGCTCAATCTCATACCCGAAGAATGGGGCGGGAAGACAATCATGGTCGATGTTTCCGCCAAGAAGGGCACCAATATCGAGAGATTGCTGGAGATGATTCTGCTGCAGGCGGAAATGATGGATCTCAAGGCTGACCCCACTATCCGTGCTCAGGGTGTCGTGGTTGACGCTCGCCTGGAACGCGGTATGGGACCGGTTATTACCGTTCTCAATCAGAAAGGGACCTGCGAGATTGGCGATTCAATCGTAGCCGGCACGCAGTGCGGCCGTATCAGGACAATCACCAACGATCGTGATCAGCGTCTGCAGGAGATAGGTCCGTCGACGCCGGCTCGAATCACCGGTCTGAGCGGCGTGCCACAGGCGGGCGATTCGTTTATCGCCGTTCGAAACGACCAGGAAGCCCGCGAAATCGTCGTGAAGCGCGGCCAGATCAGGCGTGAACAGGAAGCGCGACGCACTCTCGGGCGGTTGTCACTCGATAAGGTCTTCGACCGCATCAAGGAAGGACAGATCAAAGAACTGCGCCTGATCATCAAGGGCGACGTGGATGGTTCGGTGGAGGTGCTGACCGATACCTTGGGCAAGATTGCCACCGATGAAGTGAAAACGACCATCATCCACGCCAGCGTTGGAGCCGTCTCGGAATCGGATGTGCTGCTGGCCGCGGCCTCCGATGCCGTCATTATCGGCTTCCATGTCTCCGTCGAAAGCCGGGCACGAGAGCTCGCCAAGAACGAAAAAGTAGACATACGCCTGTATGAGATAATATATGAGGCCGAGGACAATATCAAGAAAGCCCTCGAAGGCATGCTCAGTCCGGAACTCAGTGAGAAATTCGTCGGCCTGGCCGAGGTACGGGACGTATTCAAGATTCCGAAAGTAGGGGCTGTCGCCGGCTGTTATGTCAAGGAAGGCCGCTTCAACCGCAAGGACAAGGTTCGCCTGGTTCGCGACGGGAAGATTATCTTCACCGGTAACATGCTTTCTCTGAAGCGATTTAAGGATGATGCCCGCGAGGTCAAAGAAGGCTTCGAGTGCGGAATTGGACTGGAGAACTTTAACGATATCAAGGTGGGCGACTTGATCGAGGCTATCGAGATCGTCGAGACAGCCCGTACCTTAAGTTAG
- a CDS encoding DUF503 domain-containing protein, translated as MVTIILTVHLNIPGIMSLKEKRRILKSLMTRLRNDFNISVAEVGDNDILRSAKIGAAVVSNSRRFGHEVASKVMNRIEASPDVLVLDFSTEEY; from the coding sequence TTGGTTACGATCATATTGACAGTTCATCTCAACATCCCGGGTATCATGTCGCTCAAAGAAAAAAGGCGGATTCTTAAGTCCCTTATGACCAGACTCCGTAACGACTTCAATATCTCCGTGGCAGAGGTCGGTGATAACGACATCCTCAGGTCGGCGAAGATCGGGGCCGCCGTTGTCTCCAACAGCCGGAGATTCGGCCATGAGGTCGCATCCAAGGTCATGAACCGAATCGAGGCCTCCCCCGACGTGCTGGTGTTGGACTTTAGCACGGAAGAGTATTGA
- the rbfA gene encoding 30S ribosome-binding factor RbfA: MKQYKRSSRVGEQMLRDISKLMGTEFAAGAPAMITVTHVKVTDDLRYATVYYSCLGQDEQRDKTAGFLEKEKKKIRQAVGRNLQLRHVPELTFKFDPSIEEGIKIEQLLNEIKTERQE, from the coding sequence ATGAAACAATACAAAAGATCAAGTCGCGTGGGCGAGCAGATGCTCAGAGATATATCGAAACTGATGGGAACCGAGTTCGCCGCCGGCGCTCCGGCTATGATTACCGTCACGCACGTGAAGGTCACTGATGACCTCCGCTACGCTACGGTTTATTACTCCTGCCTCGGGCAGGATGAGCAGCGGGACAAAACTGCCGGGTTTCTTGAAAAGGAAAAGAAAAAGATCAGGCAGGCCGTAGGCCGCAACCTGCAACTGCGTCATGTGCCGGAGTTGACCTTTAAGTTCGATCCTTCCATCGAAGAAGGTATCAAAATAGAACAACTGCTGAATGAGATCAAAACTGAACGACAAGAATAG
- a CDS encoding bifunctional oligoribonuclease/PAP phosphatase NrnA: MRSKLNDKNRTISTDSRPPLAEIMAILNDSRKVLVASHIDPDGDALGTQLAVAEFVRSLGKDVSLVRDNDIPHKYRFLNGVNDIPPVDHYRGNELFDTAVILECPSVTRIGRASRFLNDTKIINIDHHLDNSEFGDVNWLNVKASSVGEMVYELFQLAGLTIAPPVAEQLYTAVMTDTGRFRYRSTSPRTMEIAGKLIEAGADPQKICDEVYYNVLPSTMKLIGKVLNGIEFHHHGRICLLTLTQDMLRAAEAHESESDGLVDYTLFNCGVIAGALLKEIGANTTRVSFRSKDGIDVSAIASRYGGGGHFNASGCTMHMSVEDTRLELIKLLSEAIDDLG, translated from the coding sequence ATGAGATCAAAACTGAACGACAAGAATAGAACAATATCCACCGATAGTCGCCCGCCCCTGGCCGAAATCATGGCTATCCTCAATGACAGCCGAAAGGTTCTGGTGGCATCGCATATCGATCCCGATGGTGACGCTCTGGGAACTCAGCTCGCCGTCGCGGAGTTTGTCCGGAGCCTCGGTAAGGATGTGTCCCTGGTGAGGGATAACGACATCCCGCACAAATACCGCTTCCTTAACGGTGTAAACGACATTCCCCCGGTCGATCATTACCGCGGTAACGAGCTTTTCGACACCGCCGTCATTCTCGAATGCCCGTCGGTTACCAGGATAGGTCGCGCCAGCAGGTTTCTTAACGACACAAAAATAATCAATATTGACCACCATCTGGACAACAGCGAATTCGGCGATGTCAACTGGTTGAACGTTAAAGCATCTTCGGTAGGGGAGATGGTATACGAATTGTTCCAGTTGGCCGGCCTTACCATCGCCCCGCCGGTTGCCGAGCAGCTCTACACGGCCGTCATGACTGACACCGGACGGTTTCGTTATCGTTCCACTTCGCCAAGGACCATGGAGATTGCGGGCAAATTGATTGAGGCCGGAGCGGACCCGCAGAAGATTTGCGACGAGGTTTACTATAACGTCCTTCCATCAACGATGAAACTGATCGGAAAGGTGCTCAACGGAATCGAGTTTCACCACCATGGACGCATCTGCCTGCTTACACTTACCCAAGATATGCTCCGGGCGGCCGAAGCTCATGAGTCGGAGTCAGATGGACTGGTGGATTACACTCTGTTTAATTGCGGTGTGATCGCCGGGGCATTGCTGAAAGAGATTGGTGCCAATACGACCAGGGTGTCGTTTCGCTCCAAGGATGGAATCGATGTGTCTGCGATCGCCTCTCGCTACGGCGGTGGCGGGCACTTCAATGCTTCGGGTTGCACCATGCACATGTCTGTGGAGGATACCAGACTGGAATTGATCAAGCTGCTCAGCGAGGCAATAGATGACCTTGGTTGA